CCGATATTGTACAGTTCTGCACTACAGCGAACAGATATTATTTCGTGTTTTTATTCTGTTTTTTCTATATATTTGATTGCTTGTAATTTATAAATAGTGGCACACTTTATGAAAAGAGATAATTGGTTTTACAAAAATTATCTCATATTAGAATGCTTACAGGCCTTTAGTGATTAAAGGCCTGTAATTTTTAAACTAATTTGTAACCATCGTTATTTTCAAAAAAAATAAAATCAATGAAAAAATTCTTAGCATTTTTCCTAAGTATTCTGTTTGTAAGCAGCTTTGCTCAGGAAAGTAAAATGATGAGATTTCCTACTATGCATGGAAATCAAGTAGTATTCACCTATGCTGGTGATTTATACACGGTAGCCAAAACAGGCGGAATTGCTCGTAAAATGACCAATGATGAAGGCTTCGAAATGTTCGCCAAATTTTCTCCTGATGGAAAAAGCATCGCTTTCACTGGACAAATGGATGGAAATACAGAAGTTTACACAATGGCTGCTCAAGGTGGCCAACCAGAAAGACTCACTTATACAGCCACTCTAGGTCGTGATGATGTGAGTGATCGCATGGGTCCTAATAATATAGTAATGACTTGGAAAGACAATGAAAACATTGTTTTCAGAAGTAGAAAACAGACTTTCAATTCTTTTAAAGGAAGTCTTTTTATGGTCAATATCGATGGAGAACTCGACGAACAACTTCCTTTCTCCTATGGAGGATTCTGTTCGTATTCACCTGACACAAAAAAAATAGCTTATAATAGAGTTTTTCGTGAATTTAGAACTTGGAAATACTACCAAGGGGGTATGGCTGATGATGTCTGGATCTATGATTTTACTTCTGAAGAAACGATCAATATCACAGATAATGTACATCAAGATATCTTCCCTATGTGGCATGAAGATAAAGTATACTATATTTCCGATAGAGATAGAGTCATGAACTTGTTTGAGTATGATATAAATACCAAACAAACTAAGAAAGTCACTAAATTTGATCGATATGATATTAAATTTCCAAGTTTAGGTGATAACGGGATCATCTTTGAAAATGGTGGAGAATTGCATTATTATGATTTTGCAAGCTCGACTACTGAGAAAGTTGAAGTTACTATTCTAAACGATTTTCCAGAAACTAGAGCACAATTAAAAGATGCTTCTAAAAGCATCAGTTCGTGGGCAGTATCTCCTGATGGGAATAGAGTGGTTTTTGGCGCAAGAGGTGATGTTTTCACCCTTCCTGCTAAAAGTGGAATCACACGTAACTTAACTGAAACATCTGGTGTTCATGAAAGAAATGTAGAATGGTCACCAAAAGGGAAATACATTAGCTATATCTCTGATGTTTCTGGTGAGGATGAAATCTATATTGTTAATCAAAACGGACAAGAAGAAGCCATCCAACTAACAAAAGACTCTGACACTTATAAATTCAATCCTATTTGGTCTCCTGATGGAAAATATCTTTTATGGGGTGATAAGAAACTTCGTTTGCAAATGATAAATGTAGAAACTAAAACGGTATCTATTGTAGCGCAAGCGGAATCATGGGAAATGAGAGATTATGCTTGGTCACCTGATAGCAAATGGATCACCTATACCCTTCCACAGAGTGGAACAGTTAGTAAAGTAATGGTCTATAATATTGATGATAAATCAACAAATGCAATTACCAACGATTGGTATGATGCAAATTCTCCATCTTTTAGCAGTGATGGGAAATACCTCTTCTTTGTTTCAGGAAGAGATTTTAATCCTATCTATAGCAGAACAGAATGGAACCATGCCTACCAAGAAATGGATAAAATATACTTTGTTAGTTTAGAAAAATCAACTCCTTCCCCATTTGCACCTGAAAATGATGAGGTAAAAATTGAGGAGACTGATAAAAAAGAAGCTGACAAAAAAGAGGAAGAATCTGAATTAAGTGTAAGAATTGACTTCGATGGTATTTATGATCGTACGATCGCCATGCCTGTGGACGTAGCTAATTATTGGAATGTTTCGGCCATTGATGACAATGTATATTTTGCAAAATGGAGTCGTGGTGCTAAAGGTGTCGAACTTCATAAATACAATTTGAAGAGCCAAAGCGACGATGTGATTGGTAGTTCTGGAAGTTATGTGATAACAGCAGACCATAAAAAAATGTTTATTTCCGATCAAGGCAAATACGCCGTTATCCCTTTACCACAATCGAAAATAAATGTTAAGGATTGGATCTCAACCAAAAACATGAAAGTCATGGTGGAACCAAAAGACGAATGGAATCAAATCTACAATGATGCATGGAGACAAATGAGAGATTTCTTTTATGATGAAAAAATGCATGGTGTAGATTGGAAAAACATTCAAAGCAAATATTCAAGCCTAGTTCCTTATGTAAACAACCGCTACGATCTCACCTATATAATGGGTGAAATGATTGGTGAACTCAGTGTCGGACATGCCTATATCAATGGTGGTGATGTGATTAAACCTGAAAGAGTAAAAATGGGTCTTTTAGGTGCTCAGCTTACTCAAGATAAGAATGGTTATTATAAAATTGAAAGAATCCTCCGTGGACAAAATTGGAACAAATCGGTTCGATCGCCATTAAGCGATGTGGGAGTAAATATTAGCGAAGGAGATTATATCCTTGCTGTAGATGGAAAATCAGTGAAAGAAGTGAAGAATATCTTCGAATTATTAGTGAATAAAGCAGATATCGAAGTCATTTTAACGGTAAATAGCAAATCTAGCACTGAGGGAGGTCATGATGAAATCATTATCCCTATTAAAGATGAAGCCAGTTTATACTATTACGATTGGGTTCAATCTAATATTGACAAGGTAAATAAAGCTACTAATGGCCAAGTTGGATATATTCATATTCCAGATATGGGACCAGAAGGTTTAAATGAATTTGTTAAGCATTTTTATCCACAATTAAATAAGAAAGCTTTAATTATTGATGATAGAGGAAATGGTGGTGGAAACGTTTCTCCAATGATTATCGAAAGGTTAAATAGAGAATTAACCATGTATGGAATGGCTCGAAATACTGGTATCACAACTAAACCAGCTCAAATTCTAAATGGTCCAAAAGTTCTACTTCTCGACAACTATTCCGCATCTGATGGAGATTTATTCCCATATCAATTCAAGAAATTAGGAATTGGAACCACCATTGGTGTTCGTTCTTGGGGTGGTGTTGTTGGAATTAGAGGAAGCTTACCATTTATTGATGGTGCTGACTTAAGAAAGCCTGAGTTTGCACCTTTTGATGTAGAAGGTGAAAAATGGGTAATTGAAGGATATGGAGTTGATCCTGACATTGAAATTAGAAACGATCCAGCTAAAGAATTCAAGGGTATAGACCAACAATTAGACAAGGCGATAGAAGTTATTCTTGAGCAGATGAAAGCTTATCCTGAAACACCTCAAATACCAACCAAACCAAACAAGAGTAAATAAATCAAGTAAAATAGAGTATCAATTTTATCTCTAATCAAAAACAAAAGTAGCCGAAGTGTATTTTTACATTTCGGCTTTTTTTATTTAATATGTACGGTGCTTATAACCAAATATGTATATTTGTAAAATCAAAATTTCTTCATTAAACGAAAATGTATACGCATTCAAAACTTCAATTCACCACTATTCTGCTATTGATTTTTTTATCTTTCACTTTGATATCAAAGGCAGAGGAAAATAAACGAGTTATTAAAGTTGGTGCCGATTACGCCTACTACCCTTATGAATTTATCAATGAATTCAACCAAGCCGATGGCTTCGATATTGATATTGTAAAAGCGATATGCAAAGAAATTGACGTGGACATAGAATTCCAAACAGGAAATTGGTTAAGTATTAAAAAAGACATCGAAGCTGGAAATATTGATTTGGTAGCTGGAATGTATTACCTTCCTGATAGAGCTGAAAAAGTTCATTTCAGTATGCCGTATATAATCATTACCCACAGCATTTTTGTTAAGGATGGTGATTATTGGCAAAGTTTAAAAGATGTAAGAGATCAGAATAACTTAAAAGT
This genomic interval from Lentimicrobium sp. L6 contains the following:
- a CDS encoding S41 family peptidase; translated protein: MKKFLAFFLSILFVSSFAQESKMMRFPTMHGNQVVFTYAGDLYTVAKTGGIARKMTNDEGFEMFAKFSPDGKSIAFTGQMDGNTEVYTMAAQGGQPERLTYTATLGRDDVSDRMGPNNIVMTWKDNENIVFRSRKQTFNSFKGSLFMVNIDGELDEQLPFSYGGFCSYSPDTKKIAYNRVFREFRTWKYYQGGMADDVWIYDFTSEETINITDNVHQDIFPMWHEDKVYYISDRDRVMNLFEYDINTKQTKKVTKFDRYDIKFPSLGDNGIIFENGGELHYYDFASSTTEKVEVTILNDFPETRAQLKDASKSISSWAVSPDGNRVVFGARGDVFTLPAKSGITRNLTETSGVHERNVEWSPKGKYISYISDVSGEDEIYIVNQNGQEEAIQLTKDSDTYKFNPIWSPDGKYLLWGDKKLRLQMINVETKTVSIVAQAESWEMRDYAWSPDSKWITYTLPQSGTVSKVMVYNIDDKSTNAITNDWYDANSPSFSSDGKYLFFVSGRDFNPIYSRTEWNHAYQEMDKIYFVSLEKSTPSPFAPENDEVKIEETDKKEADKKEEESELSVRIDFDGIYDRTIAMPVDVANYWNVSAIDDNVYFAKWSRGAKGVELHKYNLKSQSDDVIGSSGSYVITADHKKMFISDQGKYAVIPLPQSKINVKDWISTKNMKVMVEPKDEWNQIYNDAWRQMRDFFYDEKMHGVDWKNIQSKYSSLVPYVNNRYDLTYIMGEMIGELSVGHAYINGGDVIKPERVKMGLLGAQLTQDKNGYYKIERILRGQNWNKSVRSPLSDVGVNISEGDYILAVDGKSVKEVKNIFELLVNKADIEVILTVNSKSSTEGGHDEIIIPIKDEASLYYYDWVQSNIDKVNKATNGQVGYIHIPDMGPEGLNEFVKHFYPQLNKKALIIDDRGNGGGNVSPMIIERLNRELTMYGMARNTGITTKPAQILNGPKVLLLDNYSASDGDLFPYQFKKLGIGTTIGVRSWGGVVGIRGSLPFIDGADLRKPEFAPFDVEGEKWVIEGYGVDPDIEIRNDPAKEFKGIDQQLDKAIEVILEQMKAYPETPQIPTKPNKSK